In Holophagales bacterium, the DNA window TCGCCCGGGCGAGAAGATTCGCGATGACGGGTCGCGATTCGGGCGCGTAGAACTCGAGCCCGTTCTCGACGGTCATCCGGAAGCCCGGCTCCACCTCGTGGATCTCGCGGACGACGTCGGTCCAGGTGAGCTCCGCCTTCCGGACGTCGTACTCCCAGCCTCCCACCCTCGCGAGGCGCGAGGTCTCGTCGAGAAGATGCCGCTGCCTGTCCAGCTCGGCCGTTCGCTCGGCCACCAGCGCCTCGAGGTGCTCCCGGTGGGTGCGCAGCTCCCCCTCGACCTTCCTCCGCTCCGTGATGTCCTGGAGCAGCGCGACGAAATAGTCGACGGCTCCGTCGCCGGTCCTCACGCAGCTCACGGAGAGGTGGACCGGTACGACGCTGCCGTCCTTCCGGAGGAAGCGCTTCTCGAGACTGTAGCCGTCGATCTCGCCCCGGGCGACCCTTTCGAACCGGGTGACGTCGGCGTCGAGGTCGTCCGGGTGGGTGAGCGACGCCCAGGTCAGCGACGCGAGCTCCTCGCGGGTGTATCCGAGCATCCTGCAGAGCTGGTCGTTCACCTCGAGCCAGCCTTTCGTCGGCGAGGTGATGCACGCGCCGACCAGCGGCATCTCGAAGAAGCTCCGGAAGAGAGCCTCGGATTCGCGGCGCCTTTCCTCTGCGTGCCGCGACTCCGTCACGTCTTCGACCGTGCCCGTCCAGACCGTGTCGCCGTCCTCGAGCAGCCTCGGGATCGACTCGAATCGGATGCACCGGACCCGCCCGTTCACGACGAGCCTCCCCTCCCAGCGAAACGGCAGGCATCGGGCGACGGCCTCGGCGTTCCCGGCGACGAATCCTCTTCGATCATCGGGAACGACGACGTCGGCGATGGATCCCGGCTTCGAGCCGAGGCCTGCAGCGTCGATACCGGTGATCTCGGAAAAGCGCGTCGAGACGAACTCGACCGAGTACGCCGTGTCGGCGGCGGCCTGCCAGTCCTGGGGGGCCAGCGGAGGCAGGGGGCGAACGCGAAGGCGGTAGATCCCGCGCGGCTGCGCCTCGACGAGGTCCTTCGAACCGGGAGGCGGCGTCGGCGCTGGGTGACGTCGAGGACGTCCGTGAGCTGCGTCCGTCCAGGCGGTGAGAGAACGGCGTCCGAGAACTGCGGCCGCCGCACGCCTCGCAGCCGACGGTCACGTCAGGGGGGAGGAGGTCCATCGCCACCGTGACGATGCCTGGCCGCCGGACGCCCCGCAGCGACCGCCGGGTGTGCGCGACGAGAACGCTTTTCGCGGACAGCCTGAGGGCGCGCGCCCCGGCGTACCGGCGAAGCGCTCTCAGGCGCTCGGCGACCCGGAGATCGTCGCCACGGCGCTGCCCTGCCGCGGCGGCGGGTCCTGGTCGGAAGAGAGGACTGGCCCGACGGCGCATGCAGCCCAGCCAGCGCGGCACCTGACGGGCGCGGCGCTGCGCATCGCGGCGCGCAGGGAGGGCCGTGACCTCGGAGAACGGGTCAACTTCACCGCCGGAGACGCCGGTGACGACGACGAGGCCGCCGGAAGGGAACTCCACGTCGATACCCTTCAGCGTGTTGCGCGTCGCGCCCCGCACGGTGATCGCCGGGGAGAGGCCTCGCCGTCCGCCTGGGATGCGGCGGTGGACATTCGGAGGCGGGCCGTGTACGTCGACGGGTCCGCCTCGAGCGTGGCGGGTGAACCGGAGGCGACGATGCGCCCGCCATCCGACCGGCACCGGGGCTGAGCTCGACGACGCGGTCCGCCGCCGCGACGAGGTCGGGGCCGTGCCGACGACGACGACGACGGCGTTCCCGCTGCGGAGAGGTTCCGCAGGGCGGCGAGCCTGGGCTCGCAGTCGCGGGGTGGAGCCCCGCGTCGGCCTGGTCGAGACGTAAAGCCTGCCGCCGAC includes these proteins:
- a CDS encoding PAS domain S-box protein, producing MNGRVRCIRFESIPRLLEDGDTVWTGTVEDVTESRHAEERRRESEALFRSFFEMPLVGACITSPTKGWLEVNDQLCRMLGYTREELASLTWASLTHPDDLDADVTRFERVARGEIDGYSLEKRFLRKDGSVVPVHLSVSCVRTGDGAVDYFVALLQDITERRKVEGELRTHREHLEALVAERTAELDRQRHLLDETSRLARVGGWEYDVRKAELTWTDVVREIHEVEPGFRMTVENGLEFYAPESRPVIANLLARAIATGEPFDAEVQLDTAKGRRVWVRAIGRAYVEDGKVVRVGGVLQDIDARRSAEEDLRRHRAHLEELVAERTAELEKSRSRLVEAQAVAHLGSWGVARRPQRDLGLGRALSPVRRVARRPRDPSSSSSASSTPTTGRRRVAPSPMRWDEEGERSTGPPTGSAGATDASVTSATGASSPPTSEGGRGRSWGPASTSPS